Proteins encoded together in one Zonotrichia leucophrys gambelii isolate GWCS_2022_RI chromosome 1, RI_Zleu_2.0, whole genome shotgun sequence window:
- the TIAM1 gene encoding rho guanine nucleotide exchange factor TIAM1 isoform X2 has protein sequence MSALRRGSRRVRSESAGRDGDSLLRMLYLSTEQVAAFCRSLHEMNPCECSAAPQDCGGPQLSTMRQLTDADKLRKVICELLETERTYVKDLNCLMERYLKPLQKETFLTPDELDVLFGNLTEMVAFQVEFLKTLEDGVRLVPDLEKLEKVEQFKKVLFSLGGSFLYYADRFKLYSAFCASHTKVPKVLVKAKTDTAFKAFLDAQNPRRQHSSTLESYLIKPIQRILKYPLLLKELFALTDVDSEEHYHLDVAIKTMNKVASHINEMQKIHEEYGAVFDQLIAEQTGEKKEVADLSMGDLLLHNTVIWLNPPASLGKWKKEPELAAFVFKTAVVLVYKDGSKQKKKLGGSHRASIYEDWDPFRFRHMIPLEALQVRALASADAETNSVCEIVHVKSESEGRPERTFHLCCSSPEHRKDFLKAVHSILRDKHRRQLLKTESLPSSQQYVPFGGKRLCALKGARPAMNRAVSAPSKSLGRRRRRLARNRFTIDSEALHGSSPEKEPAQGGDTDRWVEEQFDLAQYEEQEDIKETDILSDDDDFCEAARGAQRELRERLQATSLRPGPAGDTHAARMAQLRKQAALPAINGAADAHGEEVIWVRREDFVPGRKLNTEL, from the exons ATGTCGGCGCTGCGGAGGGGGAGCCGCAGGGTGCGGAGCGAGAGCGCCGGCAGGGACGGGGACTCCCTGCTGCGGATGCTGTACCTG AGCACCGAGCAGGTGGCAGCTTTCTGCCGCAGCCTGCATGAGATGAACCCCTGTGAGTGCAGTGCTGCCCCCCAGGACTGCGGCGGGCCCCAGCTGAGCACCATGAGGCAGCTGACGGACGCAGACAAGCTCAGGAAGGTCATCTGCGAGCTGCTGGAGACCGAGCGCACCTACGTCAAG GATTTAAATTGTCTGATGGAGAGATACCTGAAGCCTCTACAGAAAGAAACCTTCCTCACACCAGATGAG CTGGATGTTCTCTTTGGGAATCTGACTGAGATGGTAGCATTCCAGGTAGAGTTCTTGAAAACTCTGGAAGATGGAGTAAGGCTGGTTCCAGACCTGGAAAAGCTTGAAAAAGTTGAGCAATTTAAG AAAGTGTTGTTCTCCCTGGGTGGATCCTTCCTGTACTACGCTGACAGGTTCAAGCTGTACAGTGCCTTCTGTGCCAGCCACACTAAAGTCCCCAAAGTCCTGGTGAAAG CCAAGACAGACACTGCTTTCAAGGCGTTCCTGGATGCCCAGAACCCGCGCCGGCAGCACTCCTCCACCCTGGAGTCTTACCTCATCAAACCCATCCAGAGGATACTCAAATACCCCCTCCTGCTCAAGGAGCTCTTTGCTCTCACTGACGTGGACAGTGAAGAGCATTATCACCTTGATG TGGCCATCAAAACCATGAACAAAGTTGCCAGCCACAttaatgaaatgcagaaaatccATGAAGAGTATGGGGCAGTGTTTGACCAACTCATAGCGGAGCAAACAGGGGAGAAGAAAGAG GTGGCCGACCTTTCCATGGGGGACTTGCTCTTGCATAACACAGTGATATGGCTGAAccctcctgcttccctgggcaagTGGAAGAAGGAACCTGAGCTGGCAGCGTTCG TGTTCAAAACTGCTGTGGTCCTTGTGTACAAGGATGGTTCCaaacagaagaagaaactg GGAGGATCCCACAGAGCCTCAATCTATGAAGACTGGGATCCGTTCCGGTTCCGCCACATGATCCCTTTGGAAGCGCTGCAGGTGCGGGCCCTGGCCAGTGCAG ATGCAGAGACCAATTCTGTGTGTGAGATTGTCCACGTCAAATCTGAGTCTGAGGGCAGGCCAGAAAGGACATTTCACCTCTGCTGTAG CTCTccagagcacaggaaggacTTCCTGAAGGCAGTGCACTCCATCCTGCGGGACAAACACAGAAGACAGCTCCTTAAAACCGAAAGTTTGCCCTCCTCCCAGCAATATGTTCCCTTTGGTGGAAAAAGATTGTGTGCTCTAAAAGGTGCAAGGCCAGCCATGAACAGGGCAG TGTCAGCCCCCAGCAAGtctctggggaggaggaggcggcggctgGCCCGAAACAGGTTTACCATTGACTCGGAGGCCCTCCACGGCAGCAGCCCCGAGAAAGAGCCCgcgcagggaggggacactgacCGCTGGGTCGAGGAGCAGTTCGACCTGGCGCAGTACGAGGAGCAGGAGGACATCAAGGAGACCGACATCCTGAGCGACGACGACGACTTCTGCGAGGCGGCGCGCGGGGCGCAGCGCGAGCTGCGGGAGCGGCTGCAGGCCACGTCGctgcggcccggcccggccggcgACACGCACGCCGCCAGGATGGCCCAGCTGAGGAAGCAGGCCGCCCTGCCCGCCATCAACGGCGCCGCCGACGCCCACGGCGAGGAGGTCATCTGGGTGCGGCGGGAGGACTTTGTGCCCGGCAGGAAGCTCAACACCGAGCTCTGA